ATAGTGGCTAAATCAATTTTTCTGGCAGTAGCTAAAATCCCCACCGTATCTCCTTTTTTTAAATATTCTGGCATGATAAGTTTGTTTTGTGCATGAAAGGTTAAGAAATGTAATAATGTTAGAAGAGTAAAAAGTAACTTAAATCGATTTGGCCTTTGCATAATGTCTTGTTTCTGTTAAACAAATAAACAAATAAACAGGATAATCTGCAAGTAAGACACCTTGAAACCTACCGCCCTATCCCTTAGATTTGTAACGCCATTTTAGGTATTTCAACGCCAATAGATTATTTTTGCATACTTATTAAAGAAAATCCATGATACAAGAACCAAAAAGATATACGATTACGGCTGCTTTGCCCTATACCAACGGACCTATACACATTGGCCACCTGGCAGGAGTATATGTTCCTTCGGACATCTATGCCCGTTTCCTGCGTCTGCAAGGTCGCGATGTTGCTTTTATTTGCGGAAGCGATGAACACGGAGTTGCTATTTCAATGAAAGCAAAAAAAGAAGGAATTACACCACAGGAAGTAATCGACAAATATCATACGCTGATCAAGAAATCTTTTGAAGATTTCGGGATTTCTTTTGACAACTATTCCAGAACATCGGCGAAAATCCATCATGATACAGCTTCTCAGTTTTTCAGGACTTTATATGACAAAGGCGATTTTATTGAAGAAGTAACAGAACAACTGTATGATGCCAAAGCCAATCAGTTTTTGGCAGACCGTTTTGTTATAGGAACCTGTCCAAAATGTGGCAACGAAGAAGCTTATGGCGACCAATGCGAAAGATGTGGTTCGTCACTAAACGCTACAGACCTCATCAATCCCAAGTCGACAATCACAGGAGAAACACCAATATTAAAATCGACAAAACACTGGTTCCTGCCTTTAGACCGATATGATTCTTTCTTGAGAGAATGGATTTTAGTAGGCCATAAAAACGACTGGAAACCTAACGTTTATGGCCAGGTTAAATCGTGGCTGGAAGATGGATTAAAACCCCGTGCTGTTACCAGAGACTTAGACTGGGGGATCCCGGTTCCGGTTGAAGGTGCAGAAGGTAAGGTTTTGTATGTATGGTTTGATGCTCCTATTGGCTATATCTCTTCTACAAAAGAATGGGCACAGCGTGAAGGAAAAGACTGGGAACCGTATTGGAAATCTGATGACACGAAACTGGTACATTTTATTGGAAAAGACAATATCGTATTCCATTGCGTGATTTTCCCTGCCATGCTAAAAGCCGAAGGAAGCTATATACTTCCGGATAATGTTCCGGCAAACGAATTCCTGAATCTGGAAGGAAACAAACTTTCGACATCGAAAAACTGGGCTGTCTGGTTACATGAATACCTGGAAGATTTTCCTGAAAAACAGGATGTATTGCGTTATGCACTGACATCTAATGCTCCTGAAACAAAAGATAACGACTTTACCTGGAAAGATTTTCAGGCAAGAAACAATAATGAATTAGTTGCCATTTTTGGAAACTTCATCAATCGTGTTGTAGTACTAACCAACAAATATTATGATGGAATCGTACCTCAGCCAAATGAGTTTTCAGAAATAGATGAGGCTACCTTGACAGAACTAAAAGCCTATCCGGCAGTAATTGCAAGTTCTGTGGAACGTTACCGTTTCAGAGAAGCATTAGGAGAACTGAT
This portion of the Flavobacterium lindanitolerans genome encodes:
- the metG gene encoding methionine--tRNA ligase encodes the protein MIQEPKRYTITAALPYTNGPIHIGHLAGVYVPSDIYARFLRLQGRDVAFICGSDEHGVAISMKAKKEGITPQEVIDKYHTLIKKSFEDFGISFDNYSRTSAKIHHDTASQFFRTLYDKGDFIEEVTEQLYDAKANQFLADRFVIGTCPKCGNEEAYGDQCERCGSSLNATDLINPKSTITGETPILKSTKHWFLPLDRYDSFLREWILVGHKNDWKPNVYGQVKSWLEDGLKPRAVTRDLDWGIPVPVEGAEGKVLYVWFDAPIGYISSTKEWAQREGKDWEPYWKSDDTKLVHFIGKDNIVFHCVIFPAMLKAEGSYILPDNVPANEFLNLEGNKLSTSKNWAVWLHEYLEDFPEKQDVLRYALTSNAPETKDNDFTWKDFQARNNNELVAIFGNFINRVVVLTNKYYDGIVPQPNEFSEIDEATLTELKAYPAVIASSVERYRFREALGELMNVARLGNKYLADEEPWKVIKDNPERVKTQMYVALQIAGALSVLAEPFLPFTAQKLARILKTENKLSWNDISENSDLISAGHKIGEAELLFAKIEDEEIQKQVDKLEATKTANKAENKKAEPQKDLIQYEDFAKMDLRVGTILEAEKMPKANKLLVLKIDTGIDIRTIVSGIAESFTPEEIIGKKVTVLANLAPRNLRGVESQGMILMTTNPEGKLVFVNPDAEAGNGETIN